From Methanobacterium congolense, one genomic window encodes:
- a CDS encoding PAS domain S-box protein — protein MRDEDKTKEQLILEIKSMREELSHLRSDVHLKGENRDLCRSLTGKEELYNVLFKHSPDYVFVLGLDGKIMDFNYEVEKIGGLKRQEIIGKHFSEFKEILGGDISKHEKFMEDLIRGGSVAPFDSDFVGPSGKKHIMKLIPVPIKKEGIIRSIMVIMRDLTDYVESMDALSESEEKFRSLVESAIDAIILINKDGNVILWNESASKMFGFSEKDIMSSSIEKVLPEDYSKFHEGYLNYPNLEIQGKTFEAHGMKKNGETFLIDVSHTSWLMNGEPVFCTIIRDVSRRKKAENELAKSQKKYKTIFENTGTAMCIVERDGTISLTNTEFTKTLGYSAEYLEGTNLKKFTKTNFKKIMDYQRLKSLIPDTAPVKYELNFFDSKKTLKTAMLNIAGIPGTDKTLISLLDITELKKSEEKIINQNKILKGFNKIFKCALSSKNKEELAKICLNTCEEITGSKLGFIQLLNKRGNLDFITLSDPAWEVSQFLKNDKEYLMKDLKLQGIYARPVIEGKSIVVKDLPSHPQSIGLPKGHFPLERFLGVPLKRGNTIIGVIGLANKKEDYHADDIETVEKLSNAIAEVLTLKYAEEKLIKSQDKFRQMAENVEEGVWIADVGSKNTLYVNPAYEKIFGLSKESIYKNPGLWIDIVHPDDVGPVSKQTYRIFQKHEFGEKRIEYRIIRPDGSLRWIQSQISPIKNEYGDIIRFVGVTDDITERVLAEEKIQKSLEEKELLLKEIHHRVKNNMQIVSSLLNLQSRYIDDEEAYDVFKESQNRVKSMALVHEKLYRSTDLASVNFGEYVRSLSKELLISYGSRSNNVSIKTDLDDVFLNADTAIPCGLIVTEIISNSIKYAFDGKGGEISVALHSYDGGFEILIGDNGVGIPGDMDLENTETLGLLLINSLTSQIDGEVELLREGGTSFRIKIPLNDTFVANNC, from the coding sequence AGAAATTATTGGGAAACACTTCTCAGAATTTAAAGAAATTCTAGGGGGTGATATTTCCAAACATGAGAAATTTATGGAGGATTTAATAAGAGGAGGATCTGTTGCTCCATTTGACTCGGATTTCGTGGGCCCAAGTGGTAAAAAACATATCATGAAACTGATACCGGTTCCAATAAAAAAGGAGGGAATTATAAGGTCTATAATGGTGATAATGAGGGATTTAACAGATTACGTTGAATCAATGGATGCTCTGAGTGAAAGTGAGGAAAAATTCCGTTCCCTAGTGGAATCAGCCATTGATGCGATAATACTCATAAACAAAGATGGAAATGTTATATTATGGAATGAAAGCGCATCTAAAATGTTTGGATTCTCTGAAAAAGATATTATGAGCAGTTCAATCGAAAAGGTCCTCCCAGAAGACTACTCCAAGTTCCATGAAGGATATTTAAACTATCCAAACCTTGAAATTCAAGGAAAAACCTTCGAGGCTCATGGTATGAAAAAGAACGGTGAAACCTTTTTAATTGATGTTTCACACACTAGCTGGCTTATGAATGGAGAACCTGTTTTCTGCACCATAATAAGGGATGTAAGTAGGCGCAAAAAAGCCGAAAACGAATTAGCAAAATCTCAAAAGAAGTACAAAACCATATTCGAGAACACAGGAACTGCCATGTGCATAGTTGAGAGGGATGGAACCATATCACTTACAAACACGGAATTCACAAAAACCCTGGGTTACAGTGCAGAATATCTGGAAGGTACAAACCTTAAAAAATTCACAAAAACCAACTTCAAAAAGATAATGGATTACCAGAGATTAAAATCTCTGATTCCTGATACAGCCCCGGTTAAATATGAACTGAACTTCTTTGACAGCAAAAAAACTCTTAAAACTGCCATGTTGAACATTGCAGGAATTCCAGGAACAGATAAAACATTGATATCTCTTCTGGACATCACAGAGCTTAAAAAATCGGAAGAAAAGATCATAAATCAGAACAAAATCTTAAAAGGATTTAACAAGATATTTAAATGTGCATTATCCTCTAAAAACAAGGAAGAACTTGCAAAGATCTGTCTGAATACCTGCGAGGAGATCACAGGAAGTAAGTTAGGATTCATACAGCTCTTAAACAAAAGGGGTAACCTTGATTTCATTACATTAAGCGATCCCGCATGGGAAGTATCTCAATTCTTAAAAAACGATAAAGAATACCTTATGAAGGACCTGAAACTCCAGGGAATCTATGCCAGACCCGTGATAGAAGGAAAATCCATCGTAGTGAAGGATCTACCATCACATCCTCAGAGCATAGGTTTACCCAAGGGCCATTTTCCACTGGAACGTTTTTTAGGAGTCCCCCTTAAAAGAGGCAACACCATCATTGGAGTTATTGGACTGGCAAACAAAAAAGAGGATTATCATGCTGACGATATTGAAACAGTTGAAAAACTTTCAAATGCCATAGCAGAGGTTCTTACCCTTAAATATGCCGAAGAAAAACTCATAAAAAGTCAGGATAAGTTCCGGCAAATGGCTGAAAATGTTGAAGAGGGTGTATGGATAGCTGATGTGGGATCCAAGAACACACTGTATGTGAACCCAGCATATGAGAAAATATTTGGATTGTCCAAGGAGAGCATCTACAAAAATCCAGGGTTATGGATAGATATCGTACACCCTGATGATGTTGGACCTGTTTCAAAACAGACCTACAGAATCTTCCAAAAACATGAATTTGGAGAAAAAAGGATCGAATACCGTATAATAAGACCTGATGGTTCACTCAGATGGATACAATCTCAAATATCCCCAATAAAGAATGAATATGGAGATATAATCCGTTTTGTTGGGGTTACAGATGATATAACCGAACGTGTACTGGCCGAGGAGAAGATACAAAAATCTCTGGAAGAGAAGGAACTTCTCCTTAAGGAGATACATCACCGTGTTAAAAACAACATGCAGATAGTTTCCAGCCTCCTGAACCTGCAGTCAAGGTACATAGATGATGAAGAAGCCTACGATGTTTTCAAGGAGAGTCAGAACAGGGTTAAATCAATGGCACTGGTCCATGAAAAACTATACAGATCAACGGATCTTGCCAGTGTGAACTTTGGAGAATACGTGAGAAGCCTTTCAAAGGAACTCCTGATATCCTACGGCTCAAGAAGTAACAACGTATCCATAAAAACGGATCTGGATGATGTGTTTTTGAATGCAGATACAGCCATACCCTGCGGTTTGATCGTGACTGAAATAATATCCAACTCAATTAAATATGCATTCGATGGAAAAGGTGGGGAGATATCAGTGGCACTCCACAGTTACGATGGCGGCTTTGAGATCCTGATTGGGGACAATGGTGTTGGAATTCCAGGGGATATGGACCTTGAAAATACTGAAACACTGGGTTTATTACTCATAAACTCATTAACATCCCAGATCGATGGTGAGGTTGAACTTTTACGAGAAGGAGGAACTTCATTCAGGATAAAAATCCCCTTGAATGATACTTTCGTTGCGAACAACTGTTGA
- a CDS encoding cation-translocating P-type ATPase: protein MKIYEIPPEDVYVELKTSKEGLTDEEAEKRLEKYGLNQIEEVKKKPLIYNFLANLYQLLALLLWAASILAFISGTPQLGFAIISVIVINAVFSFWQEYEAEKAVEALKKILPSTAKVIRSGEEVVILASQLVPGDVLVLEEGDNVSADARLVEAFQMKVDTSTLTGESKPIRKVAEPIMKDNESFVGFNNLILAGTSVTSGSGRAVVFSTGSKTEFNKIASLTQAVKEEPSPLQKQMNRLTQIIAIIAIFMGVILFLVNIYVVELPLYIAFLFAIGLTVANVPEGLLPTVTLALAASAKKMVGKNALIKRLSSVETLGSTNIICTDKTGTLTKNEMTVRKIWIPDEIIDVTGAGYKPAGEFSHDGVPVSHREVRELKLLMRSATFCNDAKLVKPEGADEKWKILGDPTEAALLVAARKNGFDWEEEMKKAPRIAELPFDSKRKSMSSIHQKSASVTGKKLNTVGEPDVADETNPGTKVAYVKGAPKKIIALCQQISIDGKVQTFSREEKENVIKKHDEIAASGLRILGMAYKILPYDFDDFRPETVEVDMVFLGMMAMQDPPRPEVQGAVEDCHRAGIRIIMITGDYGLTAHSIASEVGIVGSECNIIKGKELDSLSDDEVKKILRSGSNVIFARAVPEHKMRIASILESEDEIVAMTGDGVNDAPALRKADIGVAMGITGTDVAKEASDMVLTDDNFATIVAAIKEGRTIYENIRKFVTYIFAHETAEIIPFILMVIFRIPLPITVMQILAIDLGTDTLPALALGMGPSEADVMERSPRPRKERILNLQVILRGYVFLGIIEAILVMSGYFWVLSNGGWHLGESLAFSDPLYLKATTMVFAGIVTAQIGNLIGCQTNRTSTFKVGVFKNKWIIRGILFEVLVVLSIVYIPYLQSIFGTTSLGVFEWVYLISFIPIMFFAEEFRKYIARKVQK, encoded by the coding sequence ATGAAAATCTACGAGATTCCTCCTGAAGATGTTTACGTGGAATTAAAAACATCAAAGGAAGGTTTAACAGATGAAGAAGCTGAAAAGCGTCTTGAAAAGTACGGGCTTAACCAGATAGAAGAGGTTAAGAAGAAGCCCCTGATCTACAATTTTCTGGCCAATCTGTACCAACTTCTGGCACTGCTTCTCTGGGCAGCCAGCATTCTTGCATTCATTAGTGGAACGCCTCAGCTTGGTTTTGCAATAATTTCTGTTATTGTAATAAATGCTGTTTTTAGTTTTTGGCAGGAGTACGAGGCTGAGAAAGCTGTAGAAGCCCTTAAAAAGATCCTTCCCTCCACTGCAAAGGTCATACGAAGTGGGGAAGAGGTTGTGATACTGGCATCCCAGCTGGTTCCAGGGGATGTGCTGGTACTTGAAGAGGGGGACAACGTTTCTGCAGATGCCCGACTTGTTGAAGCCTTTCAGATGAAAGTGGACACTTCAACCCTCACAGGAGAGTCCAAACCCATAAGAAAAGTTGCAGAACCAATCATGAAGGACAATGAGAGTTTTGTAGGTTTCAATAATCTTATTCTGGCAGGTACCAGCGTTACATCTGGTTCTGGAAGGGCCGTGGTGTTTTCTACAGGTTCAAAAACTGAGTTCAACAAGATAGCGTCACTGACCCAGGCTGTGAAGGAAGAACCAAGCCCACTACAGAAGCAGATGAACAGGTTGACCCAGATCATAGCGATTATAGCGATTTTCATGGGCGTGATTCTTTTTCTGGTAAACATTTACGTTGTGGAGCTTCCACTCTACATCGCATTCCTATTTGCAATTGGACTCACTGTTGCAAACGTCCCTGAGGGCCTGCTGCCCACTGTTACCCTAGCACTTGCAGCATCTGCCAAAAAGATGGTGGGCAAAAATGCACTTATAAAACGTCTGTCAAGTGTTGAAACCCTTGGATCAACCAACATAATCTGTACAGATAAAACAGGCACCTTAACAAAAAATGAAATGACCGTGAGGAAGATATGGATACCTGATGAGATCATAGACGTTACAGGGGCAGGATACAAACCAGCGGGGGAATTTTCCCATGATGGAGTTCCAGTTTCCCACAGGGAGGTTCGAGAGCTTAAACTTTTGATGCGTTCTGCAACCTTCTGCAACGATGCCAAGCTCGTAAAACCTGAGGGTGCAGATGAGAAGTGGAAGATACTTGGAGACCCCACCGAAGCTGCGCTTCTGGTTGCTGCACGTAAAAATGGTTTTGACTGGGAGGAGGAGATGAAAAAAGCTCCGAGAATAGCAGAACTTCCCTTCGACTCGAAAAGAAAGTCTATGAGTTCCATACATCAAAAAAGTGCTTCAGTTACCGGTAAAAAATTAAATACAGTTGGAGAACCCGATGTTGCGGATGAAACCAACCCTGGAACGAAGGTTGCATATGTGAAGGGAGCTCCAAAGAAGATCATAGCACTATGCCAGCAGATATCAATTGATGGTAAGGTTCAGACCTTTTCCAGGGAAGAAAAGGAGAATGTAATTAAAAAACATGACGAAATTGCAGCTTCAGGGCTTAGAATACTTGGAATGGCTTATAAAATTCTTCCATATGATTTTGATGATTTCAGACCTGAAACAGTTGAAGTTGACATGGTTTTTCTGGGGATGATGGCAATGCAGGACCCTCCCCGGCCAGAGGTTCAGGGTGCTGTTGAAGACTGCCACCGCGCAGGTATCAGAATCATCATGATAACTGGAGATTACGGTCTCACAGCCCATTCAATAGCAAGTGAGGTTGGAATAGTTGGTTCTGAATGTAACATAATAAAGGGAAAGGAACTGGACTCCTTATCCGATGATGAAGTTAAGAAGATTCTCAGATCCGGTTCCAACGTTATATTTGCACGTGCGGTTCCAGAGCACAAGATGAGGATAGCATCCATACTGGAAAGTGAGGATGAAATCGTTGCAATGACCGGTGATGGTGTTAACGATGCTCCTGCACTTCGAAAGGCAGATATTGGCGTTGCAATGGGGATCACAGGTACTGATGTTGCTAAGGAAGCTTCTGACATGGTGCTGACTGATGATAACTTCGCAACCATAGTTGCAGCCATCAAGGAAGGTAGGACCATCTACGAGAACATAAGGAAGTTTGTAACCTACATCTTCGCCCATGAAACAGCTGAAATCATCCCATTCATTCTCATGGTCATATTCAGAATTCCCCTTCCAATAACTGTTATGCAGATACTTGCAATTGACCTTGGAACAGATACTTTGCCTGCACTTGCCCTGGGAATGGGACCCTCTGAGGCGGATGTTATGGAAAGGTCACCCCGGCCCAGGAAGGAACGTATCTTAAACCTGCAGGTCATATTAAGAGGTTACGTATTCCTTGGAATTATTGAAGCCATCCTGGTGATGTCAGGATACTTCTGGGTCTTATCAAATGGTGGATGGCATTTAGGAGAGTCTTTAGCCTTTTCTGATCCCCTTTATCTTAAAGCAACCACCATGGTCTTTGCAGGGATAGTCACTGCACAGATAGGAAACCTTATAGGCTGTCAAACCAACAGAACCTCCACTTTCAAGGTGGGTGTTTTCAAAAATAAATGGATAATCCGGGGTATTTTATTTGAAGTGCTTGTGGTGCTTTCAATCGTTTACATACCCTACCTGCAGAGCATATTCGGTACAACCAGTCTTGGTGTCTTTGAATGGGTATATCTCATCTCATTCATTCCAATCATGTTCTTTGCAGAGGAATTCAGGAAATATATTGCAAGAAAGGTGCAAAAATAG